A DNA window from Engystomops pustulosus chromosome 10, aEngPut4.maternal, whole genome shotgun sequence contains the following coding sequences:
- the LOC140103951 gene encoding uncharacterized protein, translated as MDKGHFKSLGLRYITAWLQHRIPQTSPYEIYATFTFHVTYIPQLNMARSSFSFVFWSDYTCSTGSREIRFLLFSFFGKETEWHKPTNHQPERSQRVHHLPEIQDGVGKISHTHYSPRCINVHYRLKGCILSHPYTPFLTKVFKVFCLVSRGCYTTLSILCTPLRNIFCTKDLYKGDGRGGGVSQTTGRTDRPVPRRPAYCWPRQGELTLLQRSHPRNLKKTGMDSKLPEVRTFPSYCEEIPGCKPELSLPNVVPSTGQGRPHQGSDNKVQEKVSDLYQRSYEDSGLPNSLHLLGSLVSGPFQNTPGMDLKILEQETGGSGQENPNPTCRQGGPAMVVGRRKSEERDLLVKQPLHPNPDRREPEGLGGSDASAIFPGYLDRGDYKKILKFPRVASSMGSTQREHSSSGPPTPPNSIRQYNYGLLHKKTRRNQVSSPEYPSSENIFVGRTTHSVNFCHSSKGHGEFKGRLSKQKKDPTKRVEPQGGDLPRANIFVGLSSSGLVRNKGEYQMPALFFSGKRGEQGTAGRLLSLLGHSTSLRLPPNSPDRQGPEENISGKYQSHLHLPELAEEKLVPTLEEDVTRESSHSSAIRGPSTSGSNPSSKPREITAVCLDPESSFLSSQGLSSEVIKTLKASRKPVTFAIYHKIWKRFCSFCKDSPPSQANLNILQVLEFLQKGLELGLSTSTLKVQVSALSVFFDQPLIEHRWVKRFIKAASRLKPQTVKKSSAWDLTLVLNALMKEPFEPIDSSSVKNLTLKTVFLIAITSARRLGELQAISIREPYMKILDDRIVLMLDPNFVPKVVSDFHRNQEIILPSFCENPSSAREREWSSLDGKNKGRKASKATIARWLRLAIASCYDLQKSPIPAGIRAHSTRAMSTSWAERRGASLDQICRAATWSSSTTFSKHYRLDLHLSKDLSFGRKVLQAVIPP; from the exons atggacaaaggtcacttcaaatccctgggtcttagatatattactgcatggttacaacatcgaattcctcagacttccccctacgaaatatatgccaccttcaccttccatgtcacttacatcccacagcttaatatggcaagaagtagcttctcttttgtcttctggagtgattatacctgttccacaggatcaagagaaatccggtttttactcttctctttttttggtaaagaaaccgAATGGCACAAACCGACTAATCATCAACCTGAGAGGTCTCAACGAGTTCATCATCTACCGgaaattcaggatggagtcggtaagatcagccacacacattattcaccaagatgcattaatgtgcactatagacttaaaggatgcatattatcacatccctatacaccATTTCTCACAAAGGTTTTTAAGGTTTTCTGTCTTGTCTCCAGAGGGTGCTACACTACACTTTCAATTCTGTGCACTCCCCTTCGGAATATCTTCTGCACCAAGGACCTTTacaaaggtgatggcagaggtggtggcgtctctcagactacaggacgtactgatcgtcccgtacctagacgacctgcttattgttggccaagacagggggagcttactcttctccagagatctcaccctagaaaccttaaaaagactgggatggatagtaaactaccagaagtcagaactttccccagctactgtgaggaaattcctgggtgtaaacctgaactcagtttaccaaatgtcgttccttccacaggacaagggagACCACATCAAGGATCTGATAACAAGGTTCAGGAGAAAGTCAGTGATCTCTATCAGAGAAGCTATGAAGATTCTGGGCTCCctaacagcctgcatctcctcggtagcctggtgtcaggcccattccagaatactccagggatggatcttaagatcctggaacaggaaacaggaggatctggacaggaaaatcccaatcccacctgccgtcaaggaggacctgctatggtggttggaagacggaaatctgaggaaagggatcttctggtcaaacagcccttacatcccaatccagacagacgcgagccagaggggctggggggcagtgatgcctcagcaattttcccagggtacctggacagaggagattACAAGAAGATCCTCAAATTTCCGCGAGTTGCAAGCAGTATGGGAAGCACTCAGCGCGAACACTCCTCTTCTGGCCCACCAACACCTCCTAATTCTATCAgacaatacaactacggtctCCTACATAAAAAGACAAGGAGGAACCAGGTCTCCTCTCCTGAGTACCCTAGCTCGGAAAATATTTTCGTGGGCAGAACAACACACTCTGTCAATTTCTGCCACTCATCTAAAGGGCACGGAGAATTCAAGGgcagactttctaagcagaagaaagatcctaccaaacgagtggagcctcaaggaggagatcttccaagggctaacatctttgtggggttatcctctagtggacttgttcgcaacaagggagaataccaaatgcctgcattatttttctctggaaaaaggggagaacagggaacggctggacgccttctctcactcctgggacattccactagtctacgccttccccccaattcccctgatcgccagggtcctgaggaaaatatttcaggaaaataccagagccatcttcatctgcccgaactggccgaagaaaagctggtacCCACTCTTGAAGAAGATGTCACCAGAGAATCCAGTCATTCTTCCGCCATCAGAGGACCTTCTACATCAGGGTCCAATCCATCATCCAAACCCAGGGAAATTACAGCTGTctgcctggatcctgaatccagcttcttaagctctcagggactctcatctgaagtcatcaagaccctgaaggcaagtagaaaaccagtcacctttgccatctatcataagatatggaagaggttctgttccttctgtaaggacagtccaccttcccaagctaaccttaatattttgcaggtgcttgaatttcttcagaagggtttggagttgggtttgtctaccagcaccctgaaggtccaggtgtcggcgcttagtgtcttcttcgaccagcctctcatcgagcacaggtgggtcaagagatttattaaagctgCCTCTAGGTTAAAGCCTCAGACTGTCAAAAAATCATCAGCATGGGACTTAACTCTAGTTTTGAATGCCTTAATGAAGGAACCATTTGAACCTATTGATTCCTCCAGTGTTAAAAACCTGACACTTAAGACAGTTTTCCTGATAGCCATCACTTCTGCTAGAAGGTTAGGTGAACTTCAGGCTATATCAATTAGggaaccctacatgaaaattctagatgatagaattgttttgatgttggatccaaattttgttcccaaggtggtttccgattttcataggaatcaggagattatcctaccctccttctgtgagaacccttcttcggcaagagaacgcgaatggagttctttggat gggaaaaataaggggaggaaggcgtcgaaggCGACTATTGCAAGATGGCTGAGACTGGCAATTGCCTCATGTTACGACCTACAGAAAAGCCCGATACCAGCGGGAATCCGAGCTCActcgaccagggctatgtccacttcttgggcggaaagaagaggagcgtcaCTAGATCAGATTTGCAGAGCTGCAACGTGGTCTTCATCCACGACATTCTCCAAGCATTATAGGCTGGACTTGCACTTGTCAAAAGACCTATCATTTGGACGCAAGGTGTTACAggctgtaatccctccctaa